One genomic window of Caldivirga sp. includes the following:
- a CDS encoding MFS transporter yields MLISNAEYDLKYAYRAMIILAALAVIVMYVEGMLIPSLTEIEREFGVTSSQVSWVLSAYLLSGTVLLPIVGRLGDIYGKKKVLSAVVIIYAVAVTLTSVSPSFTYLIAFRGIQGIGVTMFALAFSLIREEFPRELIPRAQGLVSAAFGIGAAVALPLGAYISQYFGWRTTYHTAIPFVLLVAYLIVTRIRESRYRNPSAKVDLPGAIVLGAGLGLVVYGLTEAPIWGWTNPDTIVTFLVALLFIGIFITIERGREQPLINLSLLARRNVLIANLAAMVAGFGLFLFEQSLIILLEEPKPVGFNLSIFDTGLYAIPMAVAQLIVAPVAGILITRIGAKRMLMTGAGLAALFSLITAAVAPLGLPALITSTTLAMAGVAAMNVSLINILVFSVEPQVMGVSTAMNSVFRNLGGTLGPAVAGSLESTFTSLVLMGILPGDKVPLLVTVPSMYAFQVGAVISALTVVIIGILAYFSVEVITWK; encoded by the coding sequence ATGCTAATCAGCAACGCTGAGTATGATCTTAAGTACGCCTACAGGGCAATGATCATACTTGCTGCATTAGCGGTAATAGTAATGTACGTGGAAGGCATGTTAATACCATCATTAACGGAGATAGAGAGGGAGTTTGGGGTGACATCAAGCCAAGTGAGCTGGGTACTCTCAGCATACTTACTCTCTGGTACAGTTCTACTGCCAATAGTTGGTAGACTTGGTGACATTTACGGTAAGAAGAAGGTGCTTTCAGCGGTGGTTATAATATATGCTGTGGCAGTCACATTAACCAGCGTATCGCCTAGTTTCACATACCTAATAGCCTTCAGGGGTATTCAAGGTATTGGAGTAACCATGTTTGCGTTAGCCTTCAGCCTAATTAGGGAGGAGTTCCCAAGGGAATTAATACCCAGGGCGCAGGGTCTAGTGAGTGCGGCCTTTGGTATTGGTGCTGCAGTGGCGTTACCTCTGGGTGCGTACATAAGCCAGTACTTTGGCTGGAGGACAACATACCACACTGCCATACCCTTTGTACTACTTGTAGCGTACCTAATAGTGACCAGGATAAGGGAGTCAAGGTACAGAAACCCTAGTGCTAAGGTTGATTTACCTGGCGCTATAGTTCTTGGGGCTGGGTTAGGCCTAGTGGTCTATGGGTTAACTGAGGCACCCATATGGGGTTGGACTAACCCAGATACAATAGTAACCTTCCTGGTGGCTCTCCTATTCATAGGGATATTCATAACTATAGAGAGGGGTAGGGAGCAACCGTTGATTAACTTATCATTATTAGCTAGGAGGAATGTATTAATCGCTAATTTAGCGGCAATGGTTGCTGGCTTCGGTCTCTTCCTATTTGAGCAAAGCCTAATAATACTTCTTGAGGAACCTAAGCCTGTTGGCTTTAACCTATCAATCTTCGACACTGGCCTATACGCAATACCCATGGCTGTGGCTCAGTTAATAGTAGCGCCAGTGGCAGGTATCTTAATAACTAGGATAGGCGCTAAGAGAATGCTCATGACTGGGGCTGGATTAGCCGCATTGTTTAGCCTAATAACGGCAGCAGTGGCTCCCTTGGGTTTACCGGCATTAATAACATCAACAACATTAGCCATGGCTGGGGTAGCAGCAATGAACGTGTCCCTCATAAACATACTAGTGTTCTCGGTGGAACCACAGGTAATGGGGGTTTCAACAGCCATGAACTCAGTATTCAGAAACCTAGGCGGCACCCTTGGCCCCGCTGTGGCTGGTTCACTGGAGTCAACGTTCACATCACTGGTGCTTATGGGTATACTGCCGGGGGATAAAGTACCACTCTTAGTCACAGTACCATCAATGTACGCATTCCAAGTTGGTGCAGTAATCTCGGCATTAACCGTAGTGATAATAGGCATACTGGCGTACTTCTCAGTGGAGGTCATAACATGGAAGTGA
- a CDS encoding 6-hydroxymethylpterin diphosphokinase MptE-like protein: MGALSLRRSIVLDPLEFKLSRAVYIRAMSGLGLNFSNDAKAAELAGDYCSSDPDQLWSLNWETVTIYMPPYTGNPNPRGLIIAVEGFTLRKLLGDGVVPDIVVTDFDYEPDNVMGFNGIVIGHAHGDNLDAYIKYAKHVSRLIPSVQVWPSNCSILIPGFTDGDRAVYLATYMGSRQIIVRGFNPDAQIKRSDEVKKTKLKLAEYFIGRASRLTNISISKY, encoded by the coding sequence GTGGGTGCATTAAGTTTGAGGAGAAGCATAGTGCTAGATCCTCTTGAGTTCAAATTATCCAGGGCAGTTTACATTAGGGCAATGAGTGGCTTAGGCTTAAACTTCAGTAATGACGCAAAGGCAGCGGAGTTAGCGGGTGATTACTGCAGTAGTGACCCGGATCAATTATGGTCATTGAACTGGGAGACGGTAACAATCTACATGCCTCCTTACACAGGTAACCCTAATCCACGTGGATTAATAATAGCTGTTGAGGGTTTTACACTACGTAAACTATTAGGCGATGGTGTGGTCCCTGATATAGTGGTTACCGACTTTGACTATGAACCAGATAATGTAATGGGATTTAATGGTATCGTTATTGGGCATGCCCATGGCGATAACCTAGACGCTTACATCAAGTATGCGAAGCATGTGTCTAGATTAATACCAAGTGTTCAAGTTTGGCCCAGTAACTGTTCAATTTTAATACCAGGCTTCACCGACGGGGATAGGGCGGTCTACCTAGCTACCTACATGGGTTCACGGCAAATTATAGTAAGGGGGTTCAATCCTGATGCGCAAATTAAGAGGAGTGATGAAGTTAAGAAGACTAAGCTTAAGCTAGCGGAGTATTTCATTGGTAGGGCAAGTAGGTTAACTAACATTAGCATTAGTAAGTACTAA
- a CDS encoding glycosyltransferase, with product MHRDLSECITVVIPAKNEEKGLEFTLKELSELGFNDVIVVDGHSTDNTVNVARKYGALVIEQPGDGKADAVYYGLRLVKKPYVLIIDGDGTYDPSYIRPMVTKAINDDLDEVLGARTWGRENIPLINRFGNRILTSLFNVMFGTTLSDVLTGMYLLRTSMAKAIIPSTRGFSVEVDIASQVASMGKIGEVPVKYRKRIGDPKLRWTHGISIGIDIIRLMARFNPLLILALLASLLVVPGIVLTVYVASQLIVNHVNHFIWGIIAFQLDTTGLLGILISLTTLMIKRMEYRLIRLFTKRETECTPV from the coding sequence GTGCATAGGGATTTATCAGAATGCATCACTGTAGTTATTCCAGCAAAGAATGAGGAGAAGGGGCTTGAATTCACGTTAAAGGAGCTAAGCGAACTAGGGTTCAATGATGTAATAGTTGTTGATGGTCACTCCACTGATAACACTGTTAACGTTGCGAGGAAATACGGTGCACTAGTCATTGAGCAGCCGGGGGATGGGAAGGCTGACGCAGTGTATTATGGTTTAAGACTGGTTAAGAAGCCGTATGTCTTAATAATTGATGGCGATGGTACTTACGATCCGTCTTACATCCGACCAATGGTAACTAAGGCAATTAATGATGACTTAGATGAAGTGCTTGGAGCAAGGACTTGGGGTAGGGAGAATATTCCATTAATTAATAGATTCGGTAACAGGATACTTACATCATTGTTTAACGTAATGTTTGGAACAACCCTATCAGATGTATTAACAGGCATGTACCTACTAAGGACAAGTATGGCTAAGGCCATAATACCCTCAACCAGGGGATTCAGCGTAGAGGTTGATATTGCATCACAGGTTGCATCCATGGGTAAGATTGGCGAAGTTCCCGTTAAGTACCGTAAGAGAATTGGGGATCCTAAATTAAGGTGGACTCATGGCATAAGCATAGGTATAGACATAATTAGGCTAATGGCAAGGTTTAACCCCCTACTCATACTTGCATTACTAGCAAGCCTACTCGTGGTTCCAGGGATAGTGTTAACAGTATATGTGGCATCGCAGTTAATTGTTAATCATGTTAACCACTTCATATGGGGTATCATAGCCTTTCAACTAGACACCACAGGCCTACTTGGGATCTTGATCTCATTAACCACATTAATGATTAAGAGAATGGAGTATAGGCTTATTAGATTATTCACTAAGAGGGAGACTGAGTGTACGCCAGTATGA
- a CDS encoding nucleotide sugar dehydrogenase, whose protein sequence is MGNLNLMLMSSEELINALRNGSLTVSVYGMGYVGTAIAAVWLRAGARVIGVDVDAEKIKKLDACELRLSDRQVEEELRRLRDRISYTTNGVEASRLSNVKIITVPVYLSKDKKPVFDSFKASIENVAKGLKAGDLVIIESSVPPGTTMDVALPILERVSGLKVEKDYALAYSPERIYVGRAIADIEERYPKVIGGVGPISSRVASTLYGAIAKKGTLVLSNPTAAEFEKLAEGAYRDVNIALANELAQLARLLGLDFDEIREAANSQPYSNLHKPGPGVGGSCIPVYPYFLMYAAEKIGFNMRLTQTARGINEYAPAYVAELIRIAANELGVSRPKVAVLGLAFRGNVDDTRLSPSYDIINYLRNTMNVIVHDPYVKFDKTLEEWGVRLTNSIEDALKGANVVVIATDHSDYGELTLTRIIQLTGLSRIAIVDSRHMIKDWRSPPPGVIYMAVGRPTVKQ, encoded by the coding sequence ATGGGTAACCTTAACCTAATGTTAATGAGCAGTGAGGAGCTGATTAATGCCTTGAGGAATGGCTCATTAACAGTATCAGTCTACGGCATGGGTTACGTTGGTACAGCTATTGCTGCCGTGTGGCTTAGGGCTGGGGCTAGGGTTATTGGTGTTGATGTTGATGCGGAGAAGATTAAGAAGCTTGACGCATGTGAACTTAGGCTAAGTGATAGGCAGGTTGAGGAGGAGTTGAGGAGGCTTAGGGATAGGATAAGTTACACTACTAATGGTGTTGAGGCGTCAAGGTTAAGTAACGTAAAGATAATCACTGTCCCAGTTTACTTAAGTAAGGATAAGAAGCCTGTCTTCGACTCCTTTAAGGCATCAATAGAGAACGTGGCTAAGGGGCTTAAGGCAGGTGACTTAGTGATAATAGAGTCCTCAGTCCCACCGGGTACTACAATGGATGTTGCCTTACCCATACTTGAGAGGGTGAGTGGTTTAAAGGTTGAGAAGGATTATGCGCTGGCTTATTCACCTGAACGCATATACGTTGGTAGGGCTATAGCTGATATTGAGGAGCGTTACCCTAAGGTGATTGGTGGCGTTGGACCCATTAGCAGTAGAGTGGCATCTACGCTATATGGCGCCATAGCTAAGAAGGGCACCTTAGTGTTATCTAACCCAACGGCTGCCGAGTTCGAGAAGCTTGCCGAGGGAGCTTATAGAGATGTTAATATAGCCTTAGCCAATGAACTTGCTCAATTAGCTAGGTTACTTGGGTTAGACTTCGATGAAATTAGGGAGGCAGCCAATAGTCAACCCTACTCTAATCTTCATAAGCCTGGCCCTGGGGTTGGTGGATCATGCATACCAGTTTACCCCTACTTCCTAATGTATGCAGCTGAGAAGATTGGCTTCAACATGAGGCTCACTCAAACGGCTAGGGGAATTAATGAGTATGCGCCTGCTTATGTGGCTGAGTTGATTAGGATTGCCGCAAATGAACTGGGGGTTAGTAGACCTAAGGTGGCTGTACTGGGCTTAGCCTTTAGGGGTAATGTTGATGACACTAGGCTTAGCCCATCCTACGATATAATTAATTACCTGAGGAACACAATGAACGTTATTGTCCACGACCCTTATGTTAAATTCGATAAGACCCTTGAGGAGTGGGGAGTTAGGTTAACTAACAGTATTGAGGATGCGTTAAAGGGAGCTAACGTAGTGGTAATAGCAACTGACCATAGTGATTACGGTGAGTTAACACTGACTAGGATAATTCAATTAACAGGCCTAAGTAGGATTGCTATAGTGGACTCAAGGCATATGATTAAGGATTGGAGAAGCCCACCGCCTGGTGTCATTTACATGGCTGTGGGTAGACCAACCGTAAAACAATGA
- a CDS encoding HEPN domain-containing protein: protein MVCASHKGFEDCRERFRFRGDYYACAFWAQQAAEKALKALLISRGKVLKTHDLIELSYTIRDELHIDVSQVIDDLRELTAHYTIALYPDAANGLPYEVYTEARAKEALERARRVIEWVRQNLH from the coding sequence ATGGTTTGCGCAAGCCATAAGGGATTTGAAGACTGTAGGGAACGCTTTAGGTTCAGGGGGGACTACTATGCATGCGCATTCTGGGCACAGCAGGCAGCAGAGAAGGCTTTGAAGGCGTTATTGATCAGTAGAGGTAAGGTACTTAAGACTCATGACCTTATAGAGCTTAGTTACACTATAAGAGATGAACTTCACATTGATGTGTCGCAGGTGATTGATGATTTAAGGGAATTAACGGCACATTATACGATAGCCCTTTATCCTGATGCAGCCAATGGATTACCTTATGAAGTGTATACTGAGGCAAGGGCCAAGGAGGCTTTAGAGAGGGCCAGGAGGGTGATTGAATGGGTAAGGCAAAATCTGCATTAG
- a CDS encoding nucleotidyltransferase domain-containing protein: MGKAKSALESQVIMLKRAWGFISKVKSRLSIIDVYVVGSRARGDYTDVSDIDLVIISNDVKGLNQLERRLLLKDLLEPRVEFFIYTKDEWDEEASVWVSELKREAVRLIDLLKEYNATV; the protein is encoded by the coding sequence ATGGGTAAGGCAAAATCTGCATTAGAAAGCCAGGTTATAATGCTTAAGAGAGCCTGGGGGTTTATAAGTAAGGTTAAGTCCAGGTTAAGCATAATTGATGTTTACGTGGTTGGTTCAAGGGCTAGGGGAGATTATACTGATGTCAGTGATATAGACCTTGTGATAATAAGTAATGATGTTAAGGGGTTGAATCAACTGGAGAGGAGGCTGCTTCTTAAGGATCTTCTTGAGCCTCGCGTTGAATTCTTCATATACACTAAGGATGAGTGGGATGAGGAGGCTTCAGTCTGGGTGAGTGAATTAAAGCGGGAGGCTGTTAGATTAATTGACCTACTAAAGGAATATAATGCTACCGTTTAA
- the leuS gene encoding leucine--tRNA ligase, giving the protein MAEKWQMEWYSSGIFNANPDNSRPKFFITVPYPYIEGPPHIGHGRTFTIGDVVARFKRMMGYNVLFPIAFHITGTPIQAVADRLSKGDAEYENRLRREVEMYVNDPVKASEIVSGFKDPWNIVNFFKDKFIDDFKAIGYSMDFRRMFMTGDPHYSSFIIWQYVKLASKGYLVRGRHQVLYAPDENQAVGEHDIRGGDELKIDILQFNLLKFKLNDSYLVAATLRPETIYGATNVWINPDSTYVEAIINEERWIISKIAAWKLQYQDKDVKVVREFKGSELVGKFVESPIGVKLPVLPAFFVDDDTATGVVYSVPAHAPYDYVALMDLKSNGELLRRYNIEEIVKVIEPISIIKLPGFSKYPARDVVEKLKVKNQDDREKLDEATNIVYREEYYNGVMSENTPFNGVKVNDARVKVIEELRGKGLLDIMYEIEPRKVYTRGGSRVIVAVIKDQWFLNFSDPTWKGLMIKALDNMKIIPEEYRQNFKATLDWLGMRPCARKRGLGTRMPWDPDWVIESLSDSTIYMAFYTIAHRLNETGLAVKLGELAKRVIETKAEDSIALNKLVSFYDYVFLGQGDPESIARSLGVDRSVIEAIRAEFEYWYPVDQRHSGIDLISNHLSFFIAHHAAIFPEKHWPRSISLNNYVIREGRRMSKSLGNVIYLKESIRQYSPDLIRLYVSYSADLDNVMDWRSDEVDTVLSRLMDIWNTAQVIVSMGGEAKEPSNPTIPTRWLLSVLNRTITEGAKALEEMRIRQFALMVFFNLYDAVRIYMTLMDELPRDEVRYTLWRVLDAWVRMMQPITPHMAEEIWHNMGKSSYLSAEKWPTVEQQYINDDVENAFKVVERLIDDVREVTRVKGQVGIVNVYVGPPDYVYDIFNEAIEMMDRGVAVRDIIRNLASKYKGKGDVVARIVNDIADGKLPRFKLSRDMEMSVMHSFKSYIERRLGIKVTIQDAVAPINDPANRARLSLPGRPAIHVEPAYTNIY; this is encoded by the coding sequence ATGGCTGAGAAATGGCAGATGGAATGGTATAGTAGCGGTATATTCAACGCTAACCCAGATAACTCAAGGCCTAAATTCTTCATCACAGTACCTTACCCCTACATAGAGGGACCACCCCACATAGGGCATGGTAGAACATTCACAATAGGTGATGTTGTTGCTAGGTTCAAGAGAATGATGGGTTACAACGTGTTGTTCCCAATAGCGTTCCACATAACTGGTACACCCATACAGGCTGTTGCGGATAGGTTAAGTAAGGGTGATGCCGAGTATGAGAATAGGTTGAGGAGGGAGGTTGAGATGTACGTTAATGATCCCGTTAAGGCAAGTGAGATTGTCAGTGGGTTTAAGGATCCCTGGAATATCGTTAACTTCTTCAAGGATAAGTTCATTGATGATTTTAAGGCGATAGGTTATTCAATGGACTTCAGGAGAATGTTCATGACAGGTGACCCACATTACAGCTCCTTCATAATTTGGCAGTACGTTAAATTAGCCTCTAAGGGCTACTTAGTGAGGGGTCGTCACCAAGTCCTCTATGCTCCTGATGAGAATCAGGCAGTGGGTGAGCACGATATTAGAGGTGGGGATGAGTTAAAGATAGATATACTGCAGTTTAACCTACTTAAATTTAAGTTAAATGATTCATATTTAGTGGCCGCAACTTTAAGACCTGAGACAATATATGGGGCAACCAATGTTTGGATTAACCCGGACTCAACATATGTTGAGGCCATTATTAATGAGGAAAGGTGGATCATTTCAAAGATAGCCGCATGGAAACTCCAGTACCAGGATAAGGATGTTAAGGTAGTGAGGGAGTTCAAGGGCAGTGAACTTGTAGGTAAGTTTGTTGAAAGCCCCATAGGGGTTAAGTTACCTGTCCTGCCAGCTTTCTTTGTTGATGATGACACGGCCACTGGGGTTGTTTACAGTGTTCCAGCGCACGCACCCTACGATTACGTAGCCTTAATGGACCTGAAGAGTAATGGTGAGTTACTCAGGAGGTATAATATTGAGGAGATTGTTAAGGTAATTGAACCAATAAGCATTATTAAGTTACCTGGGTTCAGCAAGTACCCGGCTAGGGATGTTGTTGAGAAGTTGAAGGTTAAGAACCAGGATGATAGGGAGAAGTTGGATGAAGCGACCAATATTGTGTATAGGGAGGAGTATTATAATGGTGTAATGAGTGAGAACACGCCCTTTAATGGCGTTAAGGTTAATGATGCTAGGGTTAAGGTGATTGAGGAGTTGAGGGGTAAGGGATTATTAGACATAATGTATGAGATTGAACCTAGGAAGGTGTACACTAGGGGTGGTTCGAGGGTTATTGTAGCCGTAATCAAGGATCAATGGTTCCTAAACTTCAGTGACCCAACTTGGAAAGGCCTAATGATTAAGGCCCTTGATAACATGAAAATAATACCGGAGGAGTATAGGCAGAACTTCAAGGCAACCTTAGACTGGTTAGGTATGAGGCCCTGCGCCAGAAAGAGGGGTTTAGGCACTAGAATGCCATGGGACCCTGACTGGGTAATTGAATCACTAAGTGACTCAACGATCTACATGGCCTTCTACACAATAGCCCACCGGCTTAATGAAACTGGGTTAGCAGTGAAGCTGGGTGAATTAGCTAAGAGGGTTATTGAGACTAAAGCTGAGGATTCAATTGCCCTAAATAAGCTAGTGAGCTTCTATGATTACGTGTTCCTAGGTCAAGGCGACCCTGAATCCATAGCTAGGTCTCTAGGTGTGGATAGGAGTGTAATTGAGGCCATTAGGGCTGAGTTCGAGTACTGGTACCCAGTTGACCAGAGGCATAGTGGCATAGATTTAATATCAAATCATTTAAGCTTCTTCATAGCACACCATGCGGCAATATTCCCTGAGAAGCATTGGCCTAGGTCAATATCATTAAATAATTATGTAATTAGGGAAGGAAGGAGGATGAGTAAATCCCTTGGTAATGTTATTTACCTTAAGGAGTCAATTAGGCAGTACTCACCAGATTTAATAAGACTATACGTCTCCTACTCAGCGGACTTAGATAATGTTATGGATTGGAGAAGCGACGAGGTTGATACAGTACTCAGTAGGCTAATGGACATTTGGAACACTGCGCAGGTTATAGTAAGCATGGGTGGGGAAGCTAAGGAACCCAGTAACCCAACAATACCTACTAGGTGGTTGTTAAGTGTCTTAAACAGGACTATTACTGAAGGCGCCAAGGCTCTTGAGGAAATGAGGATAAGGCAGTTTGCATTAATGGTGTTCTTCAACCTGTATGATGCGGTGAGGATATACATGACCCTTATGGATGAGTTACCTAGGGATGAAGTAAGGTACACCCTATGGAGGGTTCTTGATGCGTGGGTTAGGATGATGCAGCCGATTACACCACACATGGCTGAGGAGATTTGGCATAATATGGGCAAGTCATCATACTTATCCGCTGAGAAATGGCCTACAGTGGAGCAGCAGTACATTAATGATGATGTGGAGAACGCCTTTAAGGTCGTTGAGAGGCTCATAGATGATGTTAGGGAGGTCACTAGGGTTAAGGGGCAGGTTGGCATCGTGAATGTTTACGTTGGTCCCCCTGACTATGTTTACGATATTTTCAATGAAGCTATTGAAATGATGGATAGGGGGGTTGCTGTTAGGGACATAATAAGGAACCTGGCCAGTAAGTATAAGGGTAAAGGTGATGTGGTTGCTAGGATAGTTAATGATATTGCTGACGGTAAGTTACCTAGGTTTAAATTATCTAGGGATATGGAGATGAGCGTAATGCATAGTTTCAAGTCATACATTGAGAGGAGACTAGGCATTAAGGTAACTATACAGGATGCAGTGGCGCCTATTAATGATCCTGCTAATAGGGCTAGGTTATCGTTACCGGGTAGACCAGCTATTCATGTTGAACCCGCATACACTAATATATATTAA
- a CDS encoding CopG family transcriptional regulator has protein sequence MREETRNIQELSYEVLFSAPDKDGAVVSIRVHRLVKDALTRIAKEEGLDGVSELVRHIIASFLLSKLNVAKPEPKILTPPMYVNINVNKTVRGVDNAERELAKIKIEDKVEEAYEFIDKYKRGLIRVTGNNNYARKIRRDLAEAIALALKYGLEDEYSRLKVLLNEVQLLLD, from the coding sequence GTGAGGGAGGAGACTAGGAATATACAGGAGTTAAGTTATGAGGTTTTATTCAGTGCGCCGGATAAGGATGGTGCTGTGGTTTCAATAAGGGTACATAGGTTAGTTAAGGATGCGTTAACACGCATAGCTAAGGAGGAGGGGCTTGATGGTGTATCTGAGCTTGTTAGACACATAATAGCATCATTCCTCCTCAGTAAGCTTAATGTCGCTAAGCCTGAACCGAAGATACTTACCCCACCAATGTACGTTAACATTAATGTTAATAAAACCGTGAGGGGGGTTGATAATGCGGAACGGGAGTTGGCTAAGATTAAAATTGAGGATAAGGTTGAGGAGGCTTATGAATTCATTGATAAGTATAAAAGAGGTTTAATTAGGGTGACTGGGAATAATAATTATGCTAGGAAGATTAGGAGAGATTTGGCTGAGGCAATAGCCTTAGCGTTAAAGTATGGGCTTGAGGACGAGTACTCAAGACTAAAGGTACTCCTAAATGAGGTTCAGCTACTTTTAGATTAG
- a CDS encoding thioredoxin domain-containing protein, with product MGDRWVISNVDDFLSKVDKYALKIKANGNAKGFVAIFYDLHCPGCALLELDLMDYLTQLNQKGIIDIIFVDYPVHRVEKLHAKVRVLFKKNPGEFLKVLNNIYSNMVEKGVLVKDIEEVSDAEAASELQAVNECKKIAKGIKVPGTPTIMAGRYDRDTGVALFGYDGPDSVMNLIREVIFEF from the coding sequence ATGGGGGATAGGTGGGTTATCAGTAATGTGGATGATTTCCTAAGTAAGGTGGATAAGTATGCACTTAAGATTAAGGCTAATGGTAATGCTAAGGGATTTGTGGCAATATTCTACGACCTACATTGCCCTGGGTGTGCATTATTGGAGCTGGATTTAATGGATTACTTAACTCAATTGAATCAAAAAGGCATCATAGATATAATATTCGTGGATTACCCAGTTCATAGGGTTGAGAAGCTTCATGCTAAGGTAAGGGTACTGTTTAAGAAAAACCCAGGGGAGTTCCTTAAGGTACTTAACAATATTTACAGTAATATGGTTGAGAAGGGTGTGTTAGTTAAGGATATAGAGGAGGTGAGTGATGCAGAAGCAGCCAGTGAACTTCAGGCAGTTAATGAATGTAAGAAGATAGCTAAGGGAATAAAGGTGCCAGGTACACCAACAATCATGGCTGGCAGATATGATAGGGATACTGGGGTTGCTTTATTCGGCTATGATGGGCCAGACTCAGTAATGAACCTGATAAGGGAAGTCATATTCGAATTCTAA
- a CDS encoding ribbon-helix-helix domain-containing protein, which translates to MPKTKSEEKMVLISVHIPRQMLEELDELVRSGVFPSRSEAIRVAIRDLLLRERARGVEQSSGMLMSGR; encoded by the coding sequence ATGCCTAAGACTAAGTCTGAGGAGAAGATGGTGTTAATATCGGTTCACATCCCGCGACAGATGCTTGAGGAGCTTGATGAATTAGTTAGAAGTGGAGTATTCCCATCCAGGAGTGAAGCCATTAGAGTAGCCATAAGGGACCTCCTCCTCAGGGAGAGGGCTAGGGGAGTGGAGCAGAGTAGTGGAATGCTAATGAGCGGTAGGTGA
- a CDS encoding 50S ribosomal protein L21e: MVARTHGYRFKSRKLLSKSPREKGRPGLFKWLLARYYRVGDKLVIDIDPVYISTAPHKRYQGRVGTLIGWRGKALVLEVNFMGERRIIITTPEHVKPLNLEDFLKERASVKSIVQSETN; the protein is encoded by the coding sequence ATGGTTGCCAGAACACATGGCTATAGGTTTAAGTCTAGGAAGCTGCTTTCGAAGTCGCCTAGGGAGAAGGGTAGGCCTGGATTATTTAAATGGCTTCTTGCAAGGTACTACAGGGTGGGTGATAAATTAGTCATAGACATTGACCCAGTCTACATAAGTACTGCACCCCACAAGAGGTATCAGGGTAGGGTTGGAACCTTAATTGGCTGGAGGGGGAAGGCTCTTGTACTGGAGGTTAACTTCATGGGTGAGAGGAGGATTATAATAACAACACCTGAGCATGTTAAGCCACTTAACCTTGAGGATTTCCTTAAGGAGAGGGCGTCGGTTAAATCAATTGTCCAAAGTGAGACTAATTAA
- a CDS encoding THUMP domain-containing protein, with protein MSFNLVVSTGRGVEGKCIAELKRVGELLSVNVRTFFTGFDGLLTGKVDMDPVGFSNSLRELVTSNAFVPRFILKVVPIQEVVRTDVNEIVNKAVQMGNSMIAEGETYKIEVRRRGVLFDRMTIIDKAAPQIMRKVKLENPDKVIQIEVFPSKTGIAVIREDDVFSLLKVTVSSQR; from the coding sequence ATGTCTTTTAATCTAGTGGTGTCAACCGGAAGGGGTGTTGAGGGTAAGTGTATTGCGGAGTTAAAGAGAGTTGGTGAGTTACTTTCCGTTAACGTTAGGACATTCTTCACGGGTTTTGATGGATTACTGACAGGTAAGGTTGATATGGATCCAGTGGGTTTTAGTAATAGCCTAAGGGAGTTGGTTACCAGTAATGCCTTTGTACCGAGGTTTATACTTAAGGTTGTGCCCATTCAAGAGGTTGTTAGGACTGATGTGAATGAGATAGTGAATAAGGCTGTTCAAATGGGCAACTCAATGATTGCTGAGGGGGAGACTTATAAAATAGAGGTTAGGAGGAGGGGTGTCCTCTTTGATAGAATGACTATAATAGATAAGGCAGCACCGCAAATAATGAGGAAGGTTAAATTAGAGAACCCTGATAAGGTAATTCAAATAGAGGTGTTTCCATCAAAGACAGGCATAGCGGTAATAAGGGAGGATGACGTGTTCAGCCTGCTTAAAGTAACAGTAAGTAGTCAACGTTAA